The sequence aaaactttttCTAAACTTTCAAACCAGTGtcgttattgttaactaaaacgaTTACAAATCAATGCtttcattaattaaaataaagcttaaatgaaataaaatataaatatctgaTGAAACACTggcaactgaaataaaataagttgaagtactaaaattactaaaactgaaattaaataaattaaaggtgcaatatgtaatattttctgtccgctagaggtcgctagaggcctattcaaaacaaaggcgtagcttgatgacaccaaGTTTGAGCCCGGAACCTTGGAACATGTTGTCTTTCACCTCAACGGACAGTAgaaaagaattgggataggactcgggaagaaatcatgttcaagGATGCGAtaattaacgttactgtagtatcaAGCAGAGCAGGACCTAGTGTTGTGGGGATCTGAACAAGGCTGCTGGAGTAACTGCACAACACATGCCTCACAAGcagtggaacttttattatgccacagtcgctggCGCCAcatccgcttttccggtcatgagtatgaggtaacacagctctgtttgtCATATTAGacacatttgagtgtgttgtaAATTATGTTATGTCActcacactgcagtaagatagatcgatttttagaatatcatattaaatattggatggcttgtgttgataaatggcatgcaattaattttaaaatgtatgatggagaaaattatgtattgctgttactaaaaataaagctgcatctgattatgctatgttagctacttgacaaaatagtatttttctctgaggcatggtaaagcatggtactcgcaaaaaaatcaaaaaaattagatttaaacaataagactaaatgtgttgagctatataacaacaattagttttctgtctataaatatatcaaaacagttgttcccttgtctattaaaacgtaatatattaaagcatctttggtgtttcaatggtttctacaaaataaaaccagaaaccaagggtaacgcgggtatgacgccattgacaggcgactcctcacacttgagccttggttaaaactgcaattttttcatgatttacaaatagttggaaacatttgggatattgtaagtactcaagttatcaaaatatataacactggcctaggggtttttggatattttactgcaaaattcttacatattgcacctttaaagctaaatattattaaaaacaaactaaatgacaaaagcacataacaattagttaaaacaaactaaaatgaaaactgaatatatataaaaaaaaaaacactaattcaaattataaataaatactgcaatattatataaacaatactaaaataacagtttcaAATTCAAACAAGGAAAGATTCAAAGTTTACATGCTTTTCTAGTAATAATTACTGTTATTTTTGTTCAGAGTTTTAAATTTTGActttcaattttaatttaacTTCCAAACATTCAAATTGCAATTCAGCATTCTGTTTTTGAcctatatttaaataatttcaaattcAGAAATTCCACTGGAATTTAAAATGGATTCTCAAATCAATTGTTTGTGTGAAGCACAAACCTATTACCTTTAGCAGTGTCATAGACTCCGAAGTAGGCCGCCCTGTAAATAATGATGCCCTGGACAGAGACGTTGAAGCCCTGGTACAGACCCCGCAACCCGTCTGACTTAAAGATTCTGACCAGGCAGTCGGCAAGCCCATTGAACTCTCTGGTGCTGCCAGCTTTCCCGACATCTGCAGCCAAACGGGTACGAGCAAAATCTAGAGGGTAGACGAAGCAGAGGGAAGTGGCTCCTGCAGCTCCACCAGAGGCCAAGTTGCCAGCAAAGTATCGCCAGAACTGCGTGTGCCTATCAACGCCACCCAAGAATACCTGTTTATACTTGTCCTTGAAGGCAAAGTTGAGGGCTTGTGTGGGGAAATAGCGAATGACGTTGGCTAGGTTGCCGCGCCAGAAGGAAACAAAGCCTTGCTCCTTAGGAATCCTCACAATACAGTCGACAATACCTTTGTACTGTTTGTCTGCACTGATCTGCTTGCTGGCATGTTGTACCTGTAAAGTGAAACAAAATCCTGTGAGTTGGAACAATATTTGAATCAACCAATCCCGTTTGATGTGTGGGTTTAGTTTGATGTTTATAGCTTGAGGTTGGGGCTTTTACAGGGATGGATGGAGTTAAATACTGAAACCCCCATAAATAGTGTCTAGCAATAAGCAatcatttttactgtttttggaaggagtctcttatgctcaaaaatacagtaaaactattttaatatatattttaaaatgtaatttattcctgcgatGACAAcgctaaattttcagcagccagtcttcagtgtaaaattattttaatatgcttaagaaacattttttattattatcaatgttgaaaactatgcctaatatttttgtaaatttattttgtatttttgttaatattttgcttgaatatttgatgaatagaaagttcaaaagaacagcatttattttatttttgtagcattataaaataaaaaaatgtaatttttactgacacattttataaatataatgcaTCTTTAGTatccatttcttaaaaaatacttttgaataacactgtatgacagctTCCACAAATGATATTAAGCagcaacaactgttttcaacattgataataataaatattgttaattgataatatatcaaatatattaaaatagaaatgttattttagAAACTTGTAGAATTATGTCGAAATTTGGATTTTAACCATGTTTCTCAAAATTATgtgaaaatattatataaaatcattttaatgtatttttgatcatacATGTAGCATTAGTGAGATTTCAAACTATTGGATAGTAATGTTAAtccaaaaaacatgaaaaacataaAGTCTCGGCCTGTAACATGAGACAGGGCGGCAGAGGACAAGATGTACCAACCAGCCAGCAGCTAGAAATTCACAGTTTGTCCTTCAAATACACTTGGGTTAATAAAATTTAGCAATAAAAATCCAAATTCGAGAACTGGAGAATAGACAAGTCGCACTCGGTATTAGAATGACAATTTGAGTGTTGAGATGCTCGAAGGATGCGGATGTTGCGAACAGACGACTCAAAAATGGCCTCTGAAGGACAAAGTCAATTCGCATCGTTATAGCCACAAGATaattcatgtcattctaaaatACGACAGAAAACAGATTATGAATTGGCATGCGTCAGTCACGACATGTCAAAGTGCGTTAAGAGAAGTCAAAGTGATGATTCTCACCTGCAGCAGCAGTTTGACTCTCTCTATCGGTGCGACTGCGGTTTTGGAAATAGCAGCTGCGACACCACCGGCCAAAAAGTCTTTAGCAAAAGAAATGGCAGCATCAGCCATGGCAGCGTTAAATACTTAAGCTCAGTGTATTGGAAAACACGATGTACTGAACGAGCAGGCAGTAGCAGGAGGTAGAGCCGAGGAAAGTGACGGTGATGCTGCAGACAGAGGACACACAGCGCTAACTCTCGTGCTTTCTCGCGATGTTTGCACCCGAATCTACAGGGAACAATTCATGACATGCGACAATTTTTAACTAATTTATATCTCTTTAATGAACTAAGCGTTAATATACATGTAGTAACACTAAGCGTTGAGCGttgtataaatgtaataatactaGTTATTATTCTAACTGATTATAATTTCTTATATTATTCTAATTTAAAAGAGATTTGAAGTTTAACATAGAGATATGTTATATATAACAGAGaaaattttttttgtataattggTCTTTTTGACTTACGAGATATAGCCCTTGTGATAGGACTACAAACCCCATATAAAAACAGCCTAAAGACAAGAACAAAATAGAGATTGAAAccatatttatttcagtttacaaCATTACCGGTTTAAAACTTTATctgtaattaataataatcatgtaCAAATACTTATTTTGAGCTTTAGGTCAGAAACATTCAGAcacagcttaaaaaaaatacagttaatgAACTAGACTGTAGTGTTTCTGATTCAGATGCTGTAGTCTTTATATCACTCCAGTTCTGCGGTCTCAATGGATGCTAGAGAACAGCCTAGTAATGTCCttttgtcatttggatcttctTTGACAAAAAGCATGGCATCCAGCAggttgtctgtgtgtttgatgtGTTTGAGAGTGAAGCCATGCTTCTCTAGTAAGTCACTGTATTCTGTGGTGCTCCTCTGCTTTCCTTCGGTCATACTCAGGGCCTGCAGAAGGGCTCGACTTGGCCTTTTCCGCTCATCGTCCAGGAAGATCTCAGACACCAGAAGTCCACAACCTGTTTGTTATCAATACATTCATAAAGTAAACACTTCAAACAACAAATTGCTTACTTGCAGTGGTCTCTGCATTTTAAAGAGCCCATATTATGTAatgaagtcttgattttgtttttggggtctactagaatgGGTTTTCATGCTTTAATGTTCCCATCAGTCAACATTAGTCAACTGCTTCAAGCTGTTTTGTCAATGTCACACCCTTTAATCACGAGTTTCAATAAGGCAACTCAGCCTTGcccattttttttgtgtatgcTTTGGGAGTGAATTATTTAAATCCAGTGGTAGACAGTAACAAATTATTTCACCTTGTTACTGTACTTAAGCAAGTTTTTCAAGTATATGTACTTTATAAgagtattttaattttgggaAACTTTTACTCCTCTGATCCTCTGAGCTTGAGGGCGTGTGACTGATATCTCTAAAAAAGTTAGCTACTAATGCCAAATTTTATGATTCACTACACTGTAAACAGAAATCATATTTACGTCATGTCAGTTGTTTGTGAACTAAATCTGCTGTAAAAGGGCAAGCTGTTTAAGCCCATTGTATGTGGACATGTCCATATTTGTGTATTACCATCTGAACAGGGTAAGTTTTAGGTAAAAACTAaacataatgttaaaataacgcAAATTAATGCCCATGCATCTTCCCTgctgctgtaaaaatgtatgtaatagTTTCAAATCATGTAAAACTAGCATGTTTGCATAGTGTTCTTCttaaaatgttaaaggtgccattgatctttttttacaagatgtaatataagtctaaggtgtcccttgaatgtgtctgtgaagtttcagctcaaaataccccatagatttttttaaattaatttttttaactgcctattatggggcatcattaactatgcaccgattcaggagCTGCTGGCtctttaaatcttgtgctccctgcccatcgagctcacgactctataatacagcgcatttacaaagttcacacagctaatataaccctcaaatggatctttacaagatgttcgtcatgtgtGCTGCATGccaggtcatgtgagtatagtatttattttggtgtttatatttgattctgaacgagtttgaggctgtgctccatggctaaagctaacatttcacactgttggagagatttataaagaatgaagttgtgtttatgaattatacagactgcaagtgtttaaaaatgaaaatagcgacggctcttgtctctgtgaatacagtaagaaacgatggtaactttaaccacatttaacagtacattagcaacatgctaacgaaacatttagaaagacaattcccaaatatcactaaaaatatcattttatcatggatcatgtcagtttttatcgctccatctgccatttttcgctgttgtccttgcttgcttacctagtctgttgattcacctgtgcagctccagacgttactggctgcccttgtctaatgcctttcataatgttgggaacattggttggcatatgcaaatattggggacgtacaccccgactgttacgtaacagtcgctattatgttgagattcgcctgttcttctgaggtcttttaaacaaataagatttatataataaggaggaaacaatggagtttgagactcactgtatgtcatttccatgtactgaactcctgTTATTCAagtatgccgaggtaaattcaatttttaattctagggcaccttaaaCATACTGTATTTTTCCCTATGTGGTGcctcattttgtttttcctctttATTTTCACTTGTTTGCACACTTGAATTATCAGTAATTGTCAGTAGTAGTTATCAGTGTATGACAAGTTttggtaataaaataaaactttttcttACTTGCAGATCAATTAAGTATCTGCATAATCTTCCTTATTGACTAGTGCTACTTAAGGTGCTACTTAGGCCTACTTAAATTCATAATTCAAAATGATGTCAGACTGGGCTGTAACCTATTTAAGTTTTATCTGTGTGTCTAATACATTATACCCCTCACACATTTTGACCAGTATGATGGAGTAtataaaattgcaaaataaataagcaaTTATCAATCAATACTTTTTACTTATAATACTtaagtactttttaaaaaaaatcaagtacttttgCACTTTTACTCAATTAAAATTAAGAAGGAGTACTTAATACTTTTACTGAAGTAGTATTTTTTAGGGTACTTTTACGCAAGAACTTGATTTGCGTACTTCATCCGCCATTgtttaaatgaggaatactgTGATATGAGAAAACTCAACAAACTTTGCAgatctttttcatgctcaataaGCAACATTTCAAGTTAAAAATGTAAGAAAGCATAATAGATTCACTTTAATTTAAGATATTGAGAAGACTGGCTGctgtgacataaaaagtcatgaATTAAGACAGACTAACTTTTATTTCATGTTAGCAAATAGATCTAAATGAAACCTAAAACACTTGATGttgaataaaaaatgttttcaccTTGGGATCTTCACAATTCAAAATACATTCAAGGTAATGTGAAGTTTATTCCAATAGAATTCATGCTGTAGGAATCAATTCGGCCAAGGGTTTACAAACTGGGGGCCGCAAGGGGGTGCTAGAGGGCGATTTGCAAAAGGATCATTATTTTAGAGCTGGGATGGGAAACTCTGGCCCTCAAGATCCGCTCACCAGCCTGTAtctttctagtaatcctgatgTCTTTGATTAGctagttcaggtgtgttttattagggttggagctaagcTGTGCAGATAAACAGTGGAAGCCAGAGTTTCTCACCCCATATTAGAAGATCTTTGGCATCAAAAAGTTTGATACTTCAGAATCAGGCATTCACATTGTCACATTTTAAAGCACTTACCTGGTGTGCACATTTTGGACAGTTTACTCAACAATACGTGCAGTTTCTTATCCGACCAGTCATGGAGGATTCGCGCAAGAATATACAGGTCTGCTTTAGGCAGGTCATCTTTAAAGAAATCTCCTATtttggagaagaaaaaaaaaagagagagagagaaaaagtgcAAGTGCGAATTTAATAAGGTCTTTTGCACATTGCACAGTATTTCTTACATATTAAAtgactacattttaaaatttttcatTATGAAAAGAATTCACTGACCCGCAACAAATGACACTCTGTCATCATCTTCTTTAGGTTTAAAGTGACGTCTCATCTCAATGACTTGTGGCAAGTCAAATACAATAACTGACAATCCGGGGTGGGCTTTTGTAAACTCGTATGCCATGGCACCAGTGCAACCTGTGCAAGAACGCTTTTCTTAACATGCATCATACcatgataaaatatatatacatttcataAATCTGTAAAAATCTGTAAGATTTTCTAAATTGTTTTAGAAAGAAGTATCTTATGTTCATCAAGGTTgtagatttgatcaaaaatacagtaaaaacagtaatatgaaatattattacaatttaaaataacttttctattttaatatattttaaaatgtaatttttagcagccatagACCTTATTCACATCAGCGCCATCTTTTTTACGTTTTAATGTTGTActattatttaatgtgtttttggattgTTCTGCTGACGAAACACATTAGCTGTGAAAAATTATAAGTGATCTAGGAGATTGTACAGTTTTTTCATGCCACTGAAAACACGGGAAGTCTATCCCTCGTTTTCATACCTGTCATAGTGCTGCTCTGAATAAGGtctattactccagtcttcagtgtcacatgatccttcagaaatcattttaatatgctgatctggtgAGGCTGATTTAGGTCAACGCGGGTAAAGAAAATAAACAGAATACAATAAATACAGATGTCCTTGGCATAAAAAGCCCTTAAGAAAACTGGAAATCAGAAGCACATTTAATTTGCATAACAAACATGCATCTCCTTTTCGGATAAGCAGCTTTTGAGAACATGCTCTTTTAGAATAAAATATGCAGGCTCTTCTGCTTTTGTGAAATCTCAAATTATGCAAGACAGCAGGGGGACGGTGGTTTCTGCACATCTTATCTTTGCGCTCTCGTGGTCATTCGCTCACGTCTCAATGGGAAGTGTGCAGCGCAATGTTTTATCCGTTTTTGTAATCATCACTGTTTTTTATGTGTGGAGAATActg is a genomic window of Chanodichthys erythropterus isolate Z2021 chromosome 14, ASM2448905v1, whole genome shotgun sequence containing:
- the slc25a6 gene encoding ADP/ATP translocase 3, which translates into the protein MADAAISFAKDFLAGGVAAAISKTAVAPIERVKLLLQVQHASKQISADKQYKGIVDCIVRIPKEQGFVSFWRGNLANVIRYFPTQALNFAFKDKYKQVFLGGVDRHTQFWRYFAGNLASGGAAGATSLCFVYPLDFARTRLAADVGKAGSTREFNGLADCLVRIFKSDGLRGLYQGFNVSVQGIIIYRAAYFGVYDTAKGMLADPKNTHIVVSWMIAQSVTAVAGVVSYPFDTVRRRMMMQSGRKGADIMYTGTIDCWRKIARDEGGKAFFKGALSNVLRGMGGAFVLVLYDEFKKYV